A region from the Drosophila bipectinata strain 14024-0381.07 chromosome 3R, DbipHiC1v2, whole genome shotgun sequence genome encodes:
- the janA gene encoding sex-regulated protein janus-A — translation MSEEALAAVPLVNISDQGIFKYIQIVVKNGGEASKTVVRGFADCTWHADIFEREEQIFAKSGLKAECPGGGRIEHDPEKKYLKVYGYSQGFGKADHAQSKKILETKYPDYTIEISDEGY, via the exons ATGTCCGAGGAAGCTCTAGCGGCCGTGCCACTGGTTAATATCAGCGATCAAGGAATATTTAAGTATATTCAGATCGTGGTAAAGAATGGTGGGGAGGCTTCCAAAACGGTAGTTCGAGGCTTTGCTGACTGCACATGGCACg CTGACATCTTTGAAAGAGAAGAGCAAATATTCGCTAAATCGGGTCTTAAGGCCGAGTGCCCCGGTGGCGGACGCATAGAGCACGACCCAGAGAAGAAATACCTCAAAGTTTATGGATACTCCCAG gGCTTCGGAAAAGCTGATCATGCCCAATCCAAAAAAATCCTGGAAACAAAATACCCAGATTACACCATCGAAATCTCGGATGAAGGATATTAG
- the janB gene encoding sex-regulated protein janus-B: protein MQYYKTLKRVPQCLKLFSRCFMADRNLIQIPRVRISEGRIRYLLLLIHNHGLSGFGRTIVRGSDVEDHLDIYDQIMEEMEPMGICAKCLGGGKINMDKPSKKITIYGKSKNFGCADHNRTKNILKSWDNYKDFKIIVG, encoded by the exons ATGCAATACTATAAAACCCTTAAGCGAGTTCCACAATGCCTTAAATTGTTCA GTAGATGTTTTATGGCTGATAGGAATTTGATTCAAATTCCTCGGGTAAGGATTTCTGAGGGCCGTATACGCTATTTGTTACTGTTGATCCATAATCATGGCTTGAGTGGTTTCGGTAGGACCATCGTTCGGGGAAGCGATGTAGAGGACCATC TGGATATTTATGACCAAATAATGGAAGAAATGGAACCGATGGGTATCTGTGCCAAATGTCTAGGCGGCGGAAAGATCAATATGGACAAACCAAGTAAAAAAATTACCATATATGGCAAAAGTAAA AACTTTGGATGTGCTGACCATAACAGGACGAAGAATATTCTGAAATCTTGGGACAATTATAAGGATTTCAAAATTATTGTTGGCTGA
- the ocn gene encoding sex-regulated protein janus-B — MKLGLQHFKIINPLSQIIKPTTKQLSTARVNALLLNVPRVQISDGKNNYLLLMIHLHGKTRYGRTIVRGTGSKTHEEIFAEVMDEMDDIGICTKSLGGGFIDNKEKKKKIKIYGCCKTYGEAPHGRTKDILLAWTKFKDFDINVAKYKK; from the exons atgaaattggGATTGCAACatttcaaaattataaatcCACTTTCACAAATCATCAAACCTACCACAAAACAGCTAAGCACTGCAAGGGTTAACGCTTTGCTTTTGAATGTGCCAAGAGTGCAGATCTCTGATGGAAAAAACAACTACCTCCTACTGATGATACATTTGCATGGAAAAACTCGCTATGGCAGGACAATTGTTCGTGGCACAGGCTCTAAGACCCATG AGGAGATTTTTGCCGAAGTGATGGATGAAATGGATGATATTGGCATATGCACAAAATCCCTAGGAGGTGGATTCATAgataacaaagaaaaaaagaaaaaaataaaaatctacgGTTGCTGCAAG ACATACGGCGAGGCACCCCATGGTAGAACCAAGGATATATTACTTGCTTGGACTAAATTTAAGGACTTTGACATCAACGTCGCAAAATATAAGAAGTAA
- the ZIPIC gene encoding zinc finger protein ZIPIC, with the protein MNCCICQFSVRVPKNIHTETVGQPPVPISELVLQCTKGTGYVLTEEASTICKKCCEKLARYHKSIQIARKLRQEILELIHSPFISKQSPLKDEAKGERIPKFDGNIQAAEAEVEEVEEEDEVTVVDPGNLDQGEEEEHAFIIKESESAGEEMELHSVDLELDIDNEIIINEEMEEQEAELEETQEKDIEQEDFFKEDTMSDFDDQIDENIEYIISEGDGDIDDQDADSSGEYSVNIQCPSCPEKFTSRRGYNAHTKREHFPGYVCDQCGKTLQSYSGFVGHLQNHEPVKQFACPVCPERFSRKFRLKHHMAWHTGETPYQCDVCSKRFVHKVALYKHKMIHDNETKRLECQVCGFKTRTKAHLERHTRSHTGDKPFACPVCNKRFSQMYNMKAHLREHESPGTNRHRRFHCSKCTHTFINEQNYVSHVQRDDCTAT; encoded by the coding sequence atgaattgctGCATTTGCCAATTTTCTGTGCGAGTCCCAAAGAATATTCACACGGAAACGGTGGGCCAGCCGCCGGTGCCCATCAGCGAGCTGGTCCTGCAATGCACCAAGGGCACAGGCTACGTGCTCACCGAGGAGGCCTCGACCATTTGCAAGAAATGCTGTGAGAAGCTGGCCAGGTATCATAAGTCCATTCAGATCGCCCGCAAGCTGCGACAGGAGATCCTGGAGCTCATTCACAGTCCGTTCATATCGAAGCAGTCGCCACTGAAGGATGAAGCAAAAGGGGAACGAATTCCTAAGTTCGACGGGAATATTCAAGCAgccgaagccgaagttgaggAGGTGGAAGAGGAGGATGAGGTCACAGTGGTGGATCCAGGAAACCTTGATCAGGGGGAAGAGGAGGAGCACGCCTTTATTATCAAGGAATCGGAGAGCGCCGGAGAAGAAATGGAACTCCACTCGGTGGATCTAGAATTAGATATAGATAACGAGATCATTATAAACGAGGAAATGGAAGAGCAGGAAGCTGAGCTGGAGGAGACTCAGGAGAAGGACATTGAACAGGAAGACTTTTTCAAGGAGGACACCATGAGTGACTTTGACGATCAGATAGACGAAAATATAGAATACATTATATCTGAAGGTGACGGAGATATCGATGACCAGGATGCAGATAGCTCAGGCGAGTATTCCGTGAACATCCAGTGCCCCAGCTGCCCAGAGAAGTTCACCAGCCGGCGTGGATATAATGCACACACGAAACGCGAACACTTTCCTGGTTATGTCTGTGATCAGTGCGGAAAGACACTTCAATCCTATTCTGGATTTGTTGGACATCTGCAGAACCACGAGCCTGTCAAACAGTTCGCCTGCCCTGTGTGCCCGGAACGCTTTAGTCGCAAGTTCCGTCTGAAACATCACATGGCTTGGCACACCGGCGAGACGCCGTATCAGTGCGATGTATGTTCTAAAAGATTCGTCCACAAGGTGGCCCTCTACAAGCACAAGATGATTCACGACAACGAGACCAAGCGGTTGGAGTGCCAGGTGTGCGGCTTCAAAACCCGAACCAAGGCGCATCTCGAGCGTCATACGCGTTCCCATACAGGAGATAAGCCCTTTGCCTGCCCCGTGTGCAATAAGCGCTTTTCCCAGATGTACAATATGAAGGCCCATTTGAGGGAGCACGAGAGTCCTGGCACGAATCGCCATCGACGCTTCCACTGTTCAAAATGCACACACACCTTTATCAACGAGCAGAACTACGTAAGCCACGTACAGCGGGACGACTGCACGGCGACCTAA
- the Axn gene encoding axin isoform X2, whose amino-acid sequence MSGHPSGLRKHDDNECSGPRPPVPGEESRVKKMTEGVTETSKNSPPSYLNWARTLNHLLEDRDGVELFKKYVEEEAPAYNDHLNFYFACEGLKQQTDPEKVKQIIGAIYRFLRKSQLSISDDLRAQIKAIKSNPDMPLSPHIFDPMQHHVEVTIRDNIYPTFLCSEMYILYIQQMSALQERCNSSGATGSGSAGSSGSGGSCGSSLAGAGACAIPAATTVKQQQLVPPGAFINLPVSSVSGPPAGTCSASGSVYGPSTSASSSGSISATDTLPRSSTLPTLHEDSVLSLCDDFEKVQVQDGGGGSGGGARAPDYPMRLTRDLLIATQKRRLEIRPPGDGRPYIQRRHSSTESKAIRQSAMANKETNTFQVIPRTQRLHSNEHRPLKEDELVALLIPKLEEVKRKRDLEERARERNPGAAILTNERSSASDRAFAEAIREKFALDEDNDQDILDQHVSRVWKDQTPHRSPGTMSPCPPIPSRRRTATHDSGMVSDGAMSLSGHSMKHSKSMPDHSSCSRKLTNKWPSMNTDSGISMFSADTVTKYKDTSSRSSSSTASKLEEAKRRLEDEPRRSRRYAQTPMQQPLASFSSSSSGGSVSLPHQHQLQHQVQLQSTAAPPPLPAKPPETIVVFSFCDEPVPYRIKIPGTQPTLRQFKDYLPRRGHFRFFFKTHCEDPDSPVIQEEIVNDSDILPLFGDKAMGLVKPSD is encoded by the exons ATGAGTGGCCATCCATCGGGACTCCGGAAACATGATGATAATGAGTGTAGTGGGCCACGACCACCAGTACCCGGAGAAGAGAGCCGTGTTAAAAAG ATGACCGAAGGGGTAACAGAGACCTCGAAAAACTCACCGCCATCCTACCTGAACTGGGCCCGCACACTAAACCACCTGCTGGAGGATCGTGATGGGGTCGAGCTCTTCAAGAAGTATGTCGAGGAGGAGGCGCCCGCCTACAATGACCACCTCAACTTCTACTTTGCCTGCGAGGGCCTCAAGCAGCAGACGGATCCAGAGAAGGTGAAACAGATAATCGGTGCTATCTACAG ATTCCTGCGCAAAAGCCAGCTGTCCATCTCCGATGACCTGCGGGCCCAGATCAAGGCGATCAAGTCGAACCCCGACATGCCACTCAGTCCGCACATCTTCGATCCGATGCAGCATCATGTGGAAGTCACGATTCGCGACAACATCTACCCTACATTTCTCTGTTCGGAGATGTACATCCTTTACATCCAGCAGATGTCGGCGCTGCAGGAAAGATGCAACAGCAGTGGCGCGACGGGCTCGGGAAGTGCCGGCAGCAGCGGGAGTGGTGGAAGTTGTGGCAGTAGTCTCGCAGGAGCGGGAGCTTGTGCCATTCCAGCGGCGACTActgtcaagcagcagcagctggttCCGCCGGGTGCCTTTATTAACCTGCCGGTGAGCAGCGTGAGCGGGCCGCCAGCTGGCACGTGTAGTGCCAGCGGCAGTGTGTACGGTCCCTCGACCTCGGCCAGCTCAAGCGGGTCCATCAGCGCCACCGACACACTGCCCCGCAGCTCCACGCTGCCCACGCTGCACGAGGACTCGGTGCTGTCGCTCTGCGACGACTTCGAGAAGGTGCAGGTGCAGGACGGAGGCGGCGGCTCTGGAGGTGGGGCTCGTGCGCCCGACTACCCGATGCGACTAACGCGGGACCTACTAATAGCAACTCAGAAAAGAAGACTGGAAATTCGACCTCCCGG GGACGGTCGCCCTTACATACAACGCAGACACAGCTCCACGGAGAGCAAGGCGATACGCCAAAGTGCAATGGCGAATAAGGAGACCAATACCTTTCAG GTAATACCTCGCACACAACGACTACATTCGAACGAGCACAGGCCTTTGAAGGAGGATGAACTTGTGGCTCTGCTGATACCCAAGCTAGAGGAAGTGAAACGAAAGCGAGACCTGGAGGAACGTGCCCGCGAA AGAAATCCTGGTGCTGCAATACTGACCAACGAAAGATCCAGCGCCAGTGATCGAGCCTTTGCCGAGGCAATACGTGAGAAGTTTGCACTGGACGAGGACAACGACCAAGACATACTGGACCAGCATGTGTCGCGAGTGTGGAAAGACCAAACGCCACACCGGTCTCCAGGCACAATGTCGCCCTGCCCGCCCATCCCTTCACGAAGGCGCACAGCCACCCACGACTCCGGAATGGTCAGCGATGGCGCTATGAGCTTGA GTGGACACTCTATGAAGCACTCGAAATCCATGCCGGATCACAGTTCCTGCTCGAGGAAATTGACAAACAAATGGCCCTCCATGAACACAGATAGTGGGATTAGCATGTTCTCGGCCGACACTGTTACCAAGTACAAAGATACGAG CTCTCGATCCAGCTCAAGCACGGCCTCAAAACTGGAGGAAGCGAAACGAAGACTGGAAGACGAGCCGCGGCGCTCTCGTCGATACGCCCAAACGCCGATGCAACAGCCTCTGGCTTccttcagcagcagcagcagtggcggAAGCGTAAGCTTGCCCCACCAACACCAGCTTCAACATCAGGTGCAGCTGCAGTCTACGGCGGCGCCACCGCCTCTGCCGGCCAAGCCGCCGGAGACGATAGTGGTTTTCTCGTTCTGCGACGAGCCTGTTCCATACAGAATAaaaatacccggtactcagcCAACCCTGCGCCAGTTCAAGGACTATCTGCCTAGAAGAGGTCACTTTAG GTTCTTCTTCAAGACGCACTGCGAGGATCCGGACAGTCCAGTGATTCAGGAAGAGATTGTTAACGACTCCGACATACTGCCCCTATTCGGAGACAAAGCGATGGGTCTTGTCAAGCCATCCGATTAA
- the Axn gene encoding axin isoform X1, which translates to MSGHPSGLRKHDDNECSGPRPPVPGEESRVKKMTEGVTETSKNSPPSYLNWARTLNHLLEDRDGVELFKKYVEEEAPAYNDHLNFYFACEGLKQQTDPEKVKQIIGAIYRFLRKSQLSISDDLRAQIKAIKSNPDMPLSPHIFDPMQHHVEVTIRDNIYPTFLCSEMYILYIQQMSALQERCNSSGATGSGSAGSSGSGGSCGSSLAGAGACAIPAATTVKQQQLVPPGAFINLPVSSVSGPPAGTCSASGSVYGPSTSASSSGSISATDTLPRSSTLPTLHEDSVLSLCDDFEKVQVQDGGGGSGGGARAPDYPMRLTRDLLIATQKRRLEIRPPGAHGYVYTASTNTSYVPNSRVDSERASVSSGGRTDSDTMSLSSCSMDGRPYIQRRHSSTESKAIRQSAMANKETNTFQVIPRTQRLHSNEHRPLKEDELVALLIPKLEEVKRKRDLEERARERNPGAAILTNERSSASDRAFAEAIREKFALDEDNDQDILDQHVSRVWKDQTPHRSPGTMSPCPPIPSRRRTATHDSGMVSDGAMSLSGHSMKHSKSMPDHSSCSRKLTNKWPSMNTDSGISMFSADTVTKYKDTSSRSSSSTASKLEEAKRRLEDEPRRSRRYAQTPMQQPLASFSSSSSGGSVSLPHQHQLQHQVQLQSTAAPPPLPAKPPETIVVFSFCDEPVPYRIKIPGTQPTLRQFKDYLPRRGHFRFFFKTHCEDPDSPVIQEEIVNDSDILPLFGDKAMGLVKPSD; encoded by the exons ATGAGTGGCCATCCATCGGGACTCCGGAAACATGATGATAATGAGTGTAGTGGGCCACGACCACCAGTACCCGGAGAAGAGAGCCGTGTTAAAAAG ATGACCGAAGGGGTAACAGAGACCTCGAAAAACTCACCGCCATCCTACCTGAACTGGGCCCGCACACTAAACCACCTGCTGGAGGATCGTGATGGGGTCGAGCTCTTCAAGAAGTATGTCGAGGAGGAGGCGCCCGCCTACAATGACCACCTCAACTTCTACTTTGCCTGCGAGGGCCTCAAGCAGCAGACGGATCCAGAGAAGGTGAAACAGATAATCGGTGCTATCTACAG ATTCCTGCGCAAAAGCCAGCTGTCCATCTCCGATGACCTGCGGGCCCAGATCAAGGCGATCAAGTCGAACCCCGACATGCCACTCAGTCCGCACATCTTCGATCCGATGCAGCATCATGTGGAAGTCACGATTCGCGACAACATCTACCCTACATTTCTCTGTTCGGAGATGTACATCCTTTACATCCAGCAGATGTCGGCGCTGCAGGAAAGATGCAACAGCAGTGGCGCGACGGGCTCGGGAAGTGCCGGCAGCAGCGGGAGTGGTGGAAGTTGTGGCAGTAGTCTCGCAGGAGCGGGAGCTTGTGCCATTCCAGCGGCGACTActgtcaagcagcagcagctggttCCGCCGGGTGCCTTTATTAACCTGCCGGTGAGCAGCGTGAGCGGGCCGCCAGCTGGCACGTGTAGTGCCAGCGGCAGTGTGTACGGTCCCTCGACCTCGGCCAGCTCAAGCGGGTCCATCAGCGCCACCGACACACTGCCCCGCAGCTCCACGCTGCCCACGCTGCACGAGGACTCGGTGCTGTCGCTCTGCGACGACTTCGAGAAGGTGCAGGTGCAGGACGGAGGCGGCGGCTCTGGAGGTGGGGCTCGTGCGCCCGACTACCCGATGCGACTAACGCGGGACCTACTAATAGCAACTCAGAAAAGAAGACTGGAAATTCGACCTCCCGG TGCCCACGGTTATGTATACACTGCGAGCACCAACACCTCCTATGTGCCCAATTCGCGGGTCGATTCGGAAAGGGCCAGCGTTAGCTCCGGCGGCCGCACCGACTCCGACACCATGTCGCTCTCCAGTTGTTCCAT GGACGGTCGCCCTTACATACAACGCAGACACAGCTCCACGGAGAGCAAGGCGATACGCCAAAGTGCAATGGCGAATAAGGAGACCAATACCTTTCAG GTAATACCTCGCACACAACGACTACATTCGAACGAGCACAGGCCTTTGAAGGAGGATGAACTTGTGGCTCTGCTGATACCCAAGCTAGAGGAAGTGAAACGAAAGCGAGACCTGGAGGAACGTGCCCGCGAA AGAAATCCTGGTGCTGCAATACTGACCAACGAAAGATCCAGCGCCAGTGATCGAGCCTTTGCCGAGGCAATACGTGAGAAGTTTGCACTGGACGAGGACAACGACCAAGACATACTGGACCAGCATGTGTCGCGAGTGTGGAAAGACCAAACGCCACACCGGTCTCCAGGCACAATGTCGCCCTGCCCGCCCATCCCTTCACGAAGGCGCACAGCCACCCACGACTCCGGAATGGTCAGCGATGGCGCTATGAGCTTGA GTGGACACTCTATGAAGCACTCGAAATCCATGCCGGATCACAGTTCCTGCTCGAGGAAATTGACAAACAAATGGCCCTCCATGAACACAGATAGTGGGATTAGCATGTTCTCGGCCGACACTGTTACCAAGTACAAAGATACGAG CTCTCGATCCAGCTCAAGCACGGCCTCAAAACTGGAGGAAGCGAAACGAAGACTGGAAGACGAGCCGCGGCGCTCTCGTCGATACGCCCAAACGCCGATGCAACAGCCTCTGGCTTccttcagcagcagcagcagtggcggAAGCGTAAGCTTGCCCCACCAACACCAGCTTCAACATCAGGTGCAGCTGCAGTCTACGGCGGCGCCACCGCCTCTGCCGGCCAAGCCGCCGGAGACGATAGTGGTTTTCTCGTTCTGCGACGAGCCTGTTCCATACAGAATAaaaatacccggtactcagcCAACCCTGCGCCAGTTCAAGGACTATCTGCCTAGAAGAGGTCACTTTAG GTTCTTCTTCAAGACGCACTGCGAGGATCCGGACAGTCCAGTGATTCAGGAAGAGATTGTTAACGACTCCGACATACTGCCCCTATTCGGAGACAAAGCGATGGGTCTTGTCAAGCCATCCGATTAA
- the Axn gene encoding axin isoform X3, with amino-acid sequence MSGHPSGLRKHDDNECSGPRPPVPGEESRVKKMTEGVTETSKNSPPSYLNWARTLNHLLEDRDGVELFKKYVEEEAPAYNDHLNFYFACEGLKQQTDPEKVKQIIGAIYRFLRKSQLSISDDLRAQIKAIKSNPDMPLSPHIFDPMQHHVEVTIRDNIYPTFLCSEMYILYIQQMSALQERCNSSGATGSGSAGSSGSGGSCGSSLAGAGACAIPAATTVKQQQLVPPGAFINLPVSSVSGPPAGTCSASGSVYGPSTSASSSGSISATDTLPRSSTLPTLHEDSVLSLCDDFEKVQVQDGGGGSGGGARAPDYPMRLTRDLLIATQKRRLEIRPPGAHGYVYTASTNTSYVPNSRVDSERASVSSGGRTDSDTMSLSSCSMDGRPYIQRRHSSTESKAIRQSAMANKETNTFQVIPRTQRLHSNEHRPLKEDELVALLIPKLEEVKRKRDLEERAREKSWCCNTDQRKIQRQ; translated from the exons ATGAGTGGCCATCCATCGGGACTCCGGAAACATGATGATAATGAGTGTAGTGGGCCACGACCACCAGTACCCGGAGAAGAGAGCCGTGTTAAAAAG ATGACCGAAGGGGTAACAGAGACCTCGAAAAACTCACCGCCATCCTACCTGAACTGGGCCCGCACACTAAACCACCTGCTGGAGGATCGTGATGGGGTCGAGCTCTTCAAGAAGTATGTCGAGGAGGAGGCGCCCGCCTACAATGACCACCTCAACTTCTACTTTGCCTGCGAGGGCCTCAAGCAGCAGACGGATCCAGAGAAGGTGAAACAGATAATCGGTGCTATCTACAG ATTCCTGCGCAAAAGCCAGCTGTCCATCTCCGATGACCTGCGGGCCCAGATCAAGGCGATCAAGTCGAACCCCGACATGCCACTCAGTCCGCACATCTTCGATCCGATGCAGCATCATGTGGAAGTCACGATTCGCGACAACATCTACCCTACATTTCTCTGTTCGGAGATGTACATCCTTTACATCCAGCAGATGTCGGCGCTGCAGGAAAGATGCAACAGCAGTGGCGCGACGGGCTCGGGAAGTGCCGGCAGCAGCGGGAGTGGTGGAAGTTGTGGCAGTAGTCTCGCAGGAGCGGGAGCTTGTGCCATTCCAGCGGCGACTActgtcaagcagcagcagctggttCCGCCGGGTGCCTTTATTAACCTGCCGGTGAGCAGCGTGAGCGGGCCGCCAGCTGGCACGTGTAGTGCCAGCGGCAGTGTGTACGGTCCCTCGACCTCGGCCAGCTCAAGCGGGTCCATCAGCGCCACCGACACACTGCCCCGCAGCTCCACGCTGCCCACGCTGCACGAGGACTCGGTGCTGTCGCTCTGCGACGACTTCGAGAAGGTGCAGGTGCAGGACGGAGGCGGCGGCTCTGGAGGTGGGGCTCGTGCGCCCGACTACCCGATGCGACTAACGCGGGACCTACTAATAGCAACTCAGAAAAGAAGACTGGAAATTCGACCTCCCGG TGCCCACGGTTATGTATACACTGCGAGCACCAACACCTCCTATGTGCCCAATTCGCGGGTCGATTCGGAAAGGGCCAGCGTTAGCTCCGGCGGCCGCACCGACTCCGACACCATGTCGCTCTCCAGTTGTTCCAT GGACGGTCGCCCTTACATACAACGCAGACACAGCTCCACGGAGAGCAAGGCGATACGCCAAAGTGCAATGGCGAATAAGGAGACCAATACCTTTCAG GTAATACCTCGCACACAACGACTACATTCGAACGAGCACAGGCCTTTGAAGGAGGATGAACTTGTGGCTCTGCTGATACCCAAGCTAGAGGAAGTGAAACGAAAGCGAGACCTGGAGGAACGTGCCCGCGAA AAATCCTGGTGCTGCAATACTGACCAACGAAAGATCCAGCGCCAGTGA
- the RPA1 gene encoding replication protein A 70 kDa DNA-binding subunit translates to MGYSSLSTGVIARIMHGEDVSKPVLQILAIKKINSNADSERYRILISDGKYFNSYAMLASQLNEMQHKGQLEEFTIVQLDKYVTSMVGKDGAGKRVLIISELTVLNPGADVKAKIGEPVTYENASKQDLAAKPAPPPVAAHKKEPAHNNNNNNNNIAMNSSINAGMTHPISSLSPYQNKWVIKARVTSKTAIRTWSNARGEGKLFSMDLMDESGEIRATAFKEQCDKFYDLIQVDSVYYFSKCQLKPANKQYSQLDNAYEMTFTGETVVQLCEEADDDAIPVIKYNLVPISEVSGMENKAAVDTIGICKEVGELQAFVSRTTNKEFKKRDLTLVDMSNSAINLTLWGDDAVNFDGHVQPVILVKGTRINEFNGGKSLSLGGGSIMKINPDIPEAHKLRGWFDNGGGDNIANMVSARTGGGNFSTDWMTFKDARERNLGSGDKPDYFQCKAVVHIVKQENAFYRACPQTDCNKKVVDEGNDQYRCERCNALYPNFKYRLLVNMSIGDWTSNRWVTCFNEIGEQMLGHTSQEVGEALENDAAKAEQIFSSLNFTSHIFKLRCKNEVYGDTTRNKLTVQSAAPINHKEYNKYLLKELKELTGIGSSN, encoded by the exons atgggCTACTCATCTTTGTCTACGGGAGTGATTGCT CGCATCATGCACGGCGAGGATGTGTCCAAGCCGGTGCTCCAGATCTTGGCTATCAAGAAGATTAACAGCAACGCTGACTCCGAGCGCTATCGCATTCTGATCTCCGATGGCAAGTATTTTAATAGTTACGCCATGTTGGCCAGCCAGCTAAACGAGATGCAGCACAAGGGCCAGCTTGAAGAGTTCACCATAGTGCAGCTGGACAAGTATGTTACGTCCATGGTTGGCAAGGACGGAGCCGGCAA ACGCGTCCTCATCATTTCCGAGTTGACGGTACTCAATCCAGGAGCCGATGTAAAGGCCAAAATCGGGGAGCCTGTTACTTATGAGAATGCTTCCAAGCAAGACCTGGCTGCCAAGCCGGCACCGCCTCCTGTCGCCGCCCATAAAAAAGAACCCgcccataataataataacaacaacaacaacatagcCATGAATTCCTCGATTAACGCCGGAATGACTCATCCTATTTCCAGTCTAAGTCCTTACCAGAACAAGTGGGTGATCAAGGCTCGTGTGACTTCCAAGACAGCAATCCGCACATGGAGCAATGCCCGAGGCGAGGGCAAACTATTTAGCATGGACCTAATGGACGAATCGGGTGAGATTCGAGCAACAGCCTTTAAAGAGCAGTGCGATAAGTTTTACGACTTGATACAAGTGGACAGCGTCTACTATTTTTCAAAATGCCAACTAAAACCGGCGAACAAACAGTATTCCCAGTTGGACAATGCCTACGAAATGACGTTCACGGGCGAAACCGTCGTCCAGCTGTGCGAAGAAGCAGATGATGATGCCATTCCGGTTATCAAATACAATCTTGTGCCCATTTCCGAGGTGTCTGGTATGGAGAATAAGGCGGCGGTGGATACGATTGGTATCTGCAAGGAAGTCGGTGAGCTGCAGGCCTTCGTTTCGCGCACCACCAACAAGGAGTTCAAGAAGCGTGACCTTACTCTTGTAGACATGAGCAACTCGGCCATAAATTTGACCCTTTGGGGCGATGATGCGGTCAACTTTGACGGTCATGTGCAGCCTGTCATTCTGGTCAAGGGAACTCGTATCAATGAGTTCAATGGCGGCAAAAGCCTGAGCCTTGGCGGCGGTTCTATTATGAAGATAAACCCTGATATCCCGGAGGCCCACAAGCTGCGCGGTTGGTTTGACAACGGTGGCGGTGATAACATTGCCAACATGGTGTCGGCTCGGACGGGCGGAGGCAACTTCTCCACCGATTGGATGACATTTAAGGATGCCCGTGAGCGCAATCTCGGCAGTGGTGACAAGCCAGACTATTTCCAGTGCAAGGCTGTGGTTCACATAGTTAAGCAGGAGAACGCATTCTATCGCGCCTGCCCGCAGACCGATTGCAACAAGAAGGTGGTCGATGAGGGCAACGATCAGTACCGCTGCGAACGCTGCAACGCGCTTTATCCAAACTTTAAGTACCGCCTGTTGGTTAAT ATGAGCATTGGCGACTGGACGTCTAATCGCTGGGTGACCTGCTTCAACGAGATCGGCGAGCAAATGCTCGGCCACACATCCCAGGAAGTGGGCGAGGCTCTGGAAAATGACGCCGCAAAGGCGGAGCAAATATTCTCGTCCCTTAATTTTACTTCTCACATCTTCAAGTTGCGCTGCAAGAACGAGGTCTATGGCGACACGACCCGCAACAAGCTGACTGTGCAGTCCGCTGCTCCCATCAACCACAAGGAGTATAACAAGTATCTGCTTAAGGAGCTAAAAGAGCTGACCGGAATCGGCTCTTCCAATTAA